The sequence gcagagggggtggagcagcgactgggacggctcggaagagtggggtaactggccaagtacaattgggggaaaaagggggtaaaatgtaaaaaaaaaactgacagcaAGTTATGAATCAAATAGTTGAGATTATCATttgagacatttttttttaatttcacgcTTGCAGCTCTCCATCCTTCATGTGACCCCGTAGTGAGTGTCAAGAGAGGCACAGTTTGGAAAGCTGTCCCACATCAACGACTCAGAATCAGCTGCAACGTGACGCTCTGCGGGAAACCATCAAAAGTCACCTGGTGCAAACTTGTGGACACAAAATGTGAACAAATCCAAAACGATCCCAACGTCGTCATAAAACTAGACCGGGATGATTTCTGGGAGAAAGGGACGTCGCGCCTGAAGTTCGAAGAGGTCTCCGTAAATGACGACGGCCTCTACAAATGCCTGTTAAGAAGATCCAAGACGCCACTTGCGGTCAGCCACTGGATCAACGTCTCGGTCTCAGGTCAGTAATCCGGATGTGGCCTTTgacacagtggcgcccccaaggggtggcaaggggtggccacggccaccctgatactatccctgcccccccccgctgcccccccagccacgagtcgcatatgcagaatatgcttctgattatgcataatatgcttctatctgatattttacattaggtgctgttcatttaaatcaataatatatttttcttaactctcatattgacagttttcaactagcctatacagtacactacaacagcatcacagaattcccgaaactcagtcatggcttttggttttggtgtgccaccccaagattttcagtggccccatttgcccccccccctatgaaaaatgtctAGGGACGCCACTGCTTTGACATGACTTCTGCCTCGGTGCCAAAAAAAACCAACCAGTTTGACATCGTCTGCTGTCTATCGTTGTATACAGATTCCCACCGGAGGATTCACATCCGTCCCAAACGTAAGAACACACTCCGTTTCCGACCGTACTCGCTGGTTGAACGTGCATGGTTTTGTTCGCTCtgatttgattttgtttttgtgttttgtttgtcaaCCGCAGACGCCCCACGCGTCGCCGACTCTCCGAACGCAGCTAAGGCTGCAGAGCTGCCCTGGCTGCCCTATGCCGCCATCTGCGGGGGCACGGCACTGCTGGTCTTGCTGGCGACGCTGATTAGCCGTTTGTGTTACTGCGAGCGTAAAGGTGAGTTACGGCGTGACGGTATGAGGTCACGTGTAGGGTCTCGAGCTCGTGTTGGCGTAGCACTGACGCGTGTCCCTTTGTCCCAACAGGATTTAGGACCAGCAAGCCAGCAAACGCGCAGGTAAAGCAACGCCGCAGACTAAACTATAGGCCCTCGCTATTTCCCAAGACATCTTTCATATTTCATCATctcgtttctttttcttttattatttctgtaaccggttattttcttgcccggtgcgggattcgatacgagtgtattgcaccacaaggcgacatcactaaccgctcggctaaagggtcagacccgtaggctagggactaatgtgtgttattactagtttacagttcTAATTTGATTTATAGGTTttattactgtaaactactaataagacacattagtccctaactgacgagtctgaccctttagtcgagcggttagtgatgtcgccttgtgctgcaatacactccgtatcgaatcccgcaccgggcaagaaaataaccgcttacattggcggcagcggtgggatccggaagtgtgcagatcctcagaagtctcttcggagcgcgggaataacaaagcgcgagggcgcgcttccggggagggtgacgactgtaaactactaataagacacgttagtccctagttaatgggtctgaccctttagccgagcggttagtgatgtcgccatgtggtgcagtacaccccgtagcgaatcccgcaccgggcaagaaaataaccggttacatttgaTTTTTagttttgtattcttttttttaatgctttACATCTTTTATTTTTGTACAAATTTTCAATCTTATTTTCTaaatcttttattattattattatctttttaatcgttttattttatttaatcatctcgtctctctttttttattttctcgTGTTTGACGTCACAGGAAGTGTGCAGACGTAGGCTGCCGGGCCTTCCTGCGGGGACCGTCAGCGCCACGCGCGATTTGCGCCAAGTTCACCATGGCAACCCGTAGGACTTCGGCTTGAACGGCGCGACTCGGACGTCTGATGGCGAAACGAAGCTCGGCCCGCAAAGCAAAAAGGGTGGGAGACGGCGGAGAGACGGGCTGCGCCTCAAATCAAACGGGGAGGCTGTAAAGAGTCTGCTAAGCCGTTTCTCACCTTCTATTTCCGCCCAAGCTTTAACTTCCTGTACTCGTCAGAGGTGAGAAGAGTACCGGCGGTTACCGCTCGAGTGAAAGCGCTGCAGCTTTAAATATACTTGAGTACACGTAAAAGTACTGAAGAACATTACTCATGTGGGAGTAAACGAGTCTCTTAGTGAACCACTACTCGAGTAACTATTTTGGGAGTTTGTTATTTTCATGTCTACTAACAAACAGCTCCAAAAGTATTATTTATCTGACATagtctacaccagtggttctcaacctttttggggtcctggaccccctgcgtatttttgatctaccctgaggacccctccacctgatcttgggggaggggggttgcaatttgatagaaacagtagaaactgcattttaaattgcattatagcatttattcactctttggggcaaaaataagagctttcagttgtaacttagatatagttaaccaaacagaattcttatgcagtaactttcagatatatgtaacaaaacagaatatgtattcagtaactttcagatatatgtaacaacagaatttttacgcagtaacttttaacaatgcaaacgggagcgagatctcttattaaaatacaataaatgacacttgtgaaacagatgtaattagagaaaaaagtcctgttaccctttatagtttaggtaggtaaaggtctcagtcacatttgagtaaaataatcctatttctataaatgtcataggatcttttttttaaagatattttattttcacggaccccttgcaattacaccacggaccactaggggtccgcggacccccggttgagaaacactggtctacaccaTTGAAAACCAATTTTGCCAATGTAAATCTCCAAAAAAACACCCAGTATCAATAACACTTATGCTAAGACGCAGTCAAACAAATTCGTCATTTATCCATTAGGTTGGCTTAAGTCACATTATTTTACTCTGTGGTTAACATGAAAACAACTAAGAATATTTCATTATAAGTCAACTGAAAGTAAAAGTACTGTGACtttattatgcaaaaaaaaaaaagttccattACAGGGAAaaatttactcaagtactgtaacAAGAGTTGTACTTCCCACCTCTGGTTTTTGTATTTTTACATGTACTTTCTTATCACAGCAGCTTATCTACTCTATCCACATAGATATACACAGCCATGGACACGCGTGGGCCCAGCTGGTGTCACGGAAATAATTTATAAAACGGTTTGTTGCGCTTCGGCAGGTGAacaggggaggttgtgtgagctgAATGAGCTCTTTTACTGTCTGACAAACTGAATTCAGTTTTACATTTATCATcaaattatattttatattttctgCAAATCAGCTGTATTTTGACTATTTTCCTCACCTGTATTTGGTttccttgtttttgttgttgttttttggggggggggtttagcagATGGGTTCTGTCAAATTCTTTGTTGTGTGAAGTTTCCCCCCTTATTAAAACTGATCAGTGGGCAGCTTTGTTCAGTTCTCTGGGTTTCCGTACATACAAAGGAGTGGAGCGCTGCTTTTTGTTTGTAAAAGGTGTTTGACGAGCGACAAACGAAATCGGGATGGACACGTGGACGGCCTCTGGACATCAAGTGTATTTCAATGGGATGTGAATTCGAAGAGTGTGATTCTGGTGCACGACAGTGCACCAGAATCAACTCTGGAAATGTTATTCAAAAGGAAAAatccagtagtgtgtgtgtgttgggggtcgtTGGCGTTGCCTCTTATGACATGCAAGATTGCGACACTTTGTGGGTGACAAAAGGCGAAAAGCATTTTAGTCGTGGTTTCGAAAAGGTGGTGTCTAATTTCCGTGCAGCGTCTGCATGTGGCACGGCGTGGTCTCTATGTTCCAGACACACAACCACTTCGCATGTGCACAAAGTCAGAACGGAAAGCTTTGTGCACTCTTAAAGTTTTCCACACAACAGGGTGGGTGACGGTGAGGGCACAGAAAGCCGGGCGGAGAGTCGGCGTTTCAGATACCACCAGAGACACCTTTTACGATAAAGTGGGTTCAGCTCGGCTCCATCGCGATCTGTTATCTCACACTTCCTGCCTGGTTAAGCGAGTGTTTAAGTGACAGTCCTGAAGGCCGTCGTCGTTTACCACATGTGCTAAAAGCTGTGCTGATTCTTCTGATGCTGATGATCCGTTGGAGATGAAGCGCAACACGACGAGCTGCAACCGCTCAAATAAGCCAACACTGAAAAGTGTCCACGGTTCGGACATGGGCGGATGAGCTATCGTTTTAACTACGCCAGTGATGAAAGGTGTAAAGAGGACTTGTGTTTCCATGTAAATCACGAGGACTAGCTTTCAACAGTCACAACCTCCTGAAGAAACACAAATTGTTTCAACACCAACAACAAATCTGCTTTTCTGAAAAATTAAACGTTAAAATGTGGGGTTTTCCTTACATTACTCGGAGCCCTTTTAGACTAAGGATGCATCGCTGAAGTCACCTTCGTCGTCTCTTAGTAGATGGTCTTCTGCAGCAGCAGGGTGCAGATAAACGACTCTTACAAGATCGCGCCAACATATCTGCAGATATACGTAGCAGATATTGAGCATACCGCACTCAGGAAGACCACGTGTTAGTGTGGAGATTAAGGTTCAGATAAGCTTTGTGCAGCAGCAGGTTGTGTGATAACATGTCAGATGTAAAGCTACAAATCCTGGGGGTTTTCTTTCTTGTCTTTGTTTTTGCAATTGAGATCCATTAGAGATGAAAGAATTTTTTGCGGCACAGTGGTGCgggggttagcacagtcgcctcgcagcaagaaggtcccgggttcgagccccggggtagtccaaccttgggggtcgtcccgggtcatcctctgtgtggagtttgcatgttctccccgtgtctgtgtgggtttcctccgggggggctccgttttcctcccacagtccaaagacatggaggtcaaaTGAAtaggacatactaaattgtctctaggtgtgtgtgtatgtgcgtgtgtgtgtgtgtgtgggccctgtgatggcctggcggcctgtccagggcgtctccccgcctgccacccagtgactgctgggatgggctccagcatcccagcgaccctgagagcaggataagcggtttggatgaatgaatgaatgaatgaatgaatgaatgaatgaatgaatgcctttatttgtcattgcacagctgtacaacgaaattaagtgcaactccgcagtggtacaaaaaaaaaaaatatatatatatagccaaaaTACAAATAGACGCACATTTGCAGCAAaatcaacatataatgtatgcgtaagtgtaaaaataagtgtaacatctattacactagataaataaataataatgggTGAATGAATAAATTAAATGCAAGATTTGCCAGTGGTGCAAACAATAAAACATGGTTGAATCTCAGTTTTAGCTACGGACGGAGTATTTTCTGGTTGTGTTCTTCATGTTTGGTCTGCCATATCGGCTTTTTAGGGTTAGATATCTGCAGCTCTGCATCTGGCTGCTATGGTGAAGACTTAAAATGCTGTGTTGTATCACACTGCCTAGGAAATTCCCACCAAAAAAGAAGACTAAAATAAGCAGCATCCAAAAACGATTTAAATGAATGAATAGATGCAGGTGGATTAGCTATTATCTTTGATACACCAGCGATAACAAGGTTCGAAATGGGCATTTGCATGCGTGTCAGTCTACAGGATTGGGGTTTTAAGTGTAGGATAGGATAGGTACTTTATTGACCCTTTGAGGGAAATTTCATTGCAGAAACTATACACAGATAATATAACAATAACTATAGAAATAGTACAACACAAATAACAGTAAGATAACaatgtgtatgtttgtataaCCCTAATGCATTAACACTGTAGCCTTCCAAAAATGTCATTATTTGATCATATTCATTTACAATGTTGTCATCTGGTTTATAAAGATACTAATTTTGACATTGACACTAATTTCCCACAAGAGAAATGCCATGGAACTTCTAGAGCCACGGTGTTGTGTCATAATCCACGAGTCATAACCCGAGTACCCAAAGTACCACATCACTGGACAAAGTTTCCCATAGCAAGAAAGAGCAAAGCACGAGGACAATATCGTCCACACACCTGAGTGTCTAAGTTGGTTGCACACTGACCTCTGCAGGACATACTCCATACTctactattttttttttcttctttcagctttttccctgtttttcaggggtcgccacagcagattttacagtttccatcaggaccctgtgagggcacagcaccaatgctgaccgttgttcgatccggtatgggcttgtcaatctgcatattgatttggcaaaattttacgtcggatgcccttcctgacacaaccactaaccctatggacgggggcacaggtaaagcgctggatgccattccagtattcatggacttgcgcccatgcctgtcgccatccaTACTCTACTATGTCAccatttatttatcttttgcCTTTAACTATATAGACACACAGTCTTATATTACGCAGAGATTCTACTACAACCGAGACAATCCACAACTGATTTGGATTTAACAAGATGGCTGGTCGCTAAAACGattttaaaatagaaaaaaaaacagtcctCTAGATCACTGTTTCTCaacagtggtccgtggtgtaattgcaaggggtccgtgaaaataaaatatctttaaaaaaaggatcctatgacatttatagaaataggattattttactcaaatgtgaccgagacctttatctacctaaactataaagggtaacaggacttttttctctaattacatctgtttcacaagtgcaatttattgtattttaataagagatctcgctcccgtttgcattgttaaaagttactgaatacatattctgttttgttacatatatctgaaagttactgcataagaattctgttttgttaactatatctaagttacaactgaaagctcttatttttgccccatagagtgaataaatgctataatgcaatttaaaatgcaagatcaggtggaggggtcctcagggtagatcaaaaatacgcagggggtccaggaccccaaaaaggttgagaaccactgctgtagatagccagggtgtgactgtgtgagAGCAGGTCATGGATTGGCATGAGTCCAAGGCTGAGCAGGCCGAGGTAGGGAGACAGAAGACTGGGGGAGCTGAGGCCAAGGAGTGTCTGGGGTCTGTATAGGGCCTGCCTGAGGCACCGGGGCATCCTGCCACGCTGAGGGTGTGGCTTGgggtgtgtcaccagctgtgtgcggCAGAGCCAGCACTGTTTGGAGGTGGCTGGAGTGCCATCGAGTGCCATCATTGGGGGAGGTAGGTAGCTGGGCCCAGGtgatgggtgacttggagaggaccaGTTTgaggccattttattgtcccagtGGGTCaatggaccctgacccagtctgaggcGGTGATGTGTGGCACCAGGGctcattttgactggtcaaattGTTCCTTCATCCAACTCTGCTGATTGGTGACTGAGGCTGACCCCAGAGTGAGGTGCCTGGAGTGTAGAAGGGTGTAGCCTGTTGAGGGGCAGGTCAAGCTCTCggcccagcatgagagaggctggggagatgtCCATGatcaagtgctgtgtggcccTCTAGTGCAGCACAGTATGAAAGATGGCCTGTGTGAAGGAGCACCCTTGGGCAAGATGTGCTCTGAGGCCATTTTTCAGTCACTGGTGAAAGCGTTCAATGCCGCTGTTGGCCTGGGGGTGATAATACGCAGTGCGTACATGaaggatgcccttgctttcaagGTAAGTAGGGAACtctgcagagaccagctgagggctgaTGTCAGCGGTGATGGTCTTTTTAAGGTCCCAGTGAgagaagagagtccaggaagcCCATGATGACCTGAGAACTCACAGAACTGGTAGTGGTGAGCTCTGGCTGTTTCCAGTATAGGTCACAGGCAACCATCAAGTATCGTTGGTGTTGGGGAAGAAAGTGACATAAGTGGCTGAGCTGGGCTCGGGGATgacctgaatggcgtccacgttggactGGAGTGCAGTTATGCCGCTTGCCGACAGCCAGAACCACACAAACtcaatggctggcacagagaggacacgttTTTCAGTATTGATAGCTAGCTTGTGCTTGGCTAGGGCTGCTAAGACCCTGTTGAGTTGCTCGCCATGGATGTCAGTGGTGGGCCCGTGCACAACAACATCCAGATATATGGCTATGCCCAGTATGCCCGCCAGCAAAGACCATGGCTTTCTGGAAGCAACTGGGGGCAGATCTGAGGCCAAAAGGCATCTCAGTGTTGTGGAAAAATGTCCACATGtttcacaaaggctgtgaggttggTGGCTCCATTTTGCTGGCATGTGTCAGGTAATTAGCCGTAAATATAGACATAATTTCATATGAATGCCTTTTTTATCATCAACCTGATTTATGTCTAAGTTTTGCCTACATGGATCTCTATAAGTTCTGTGAACTGCAGGGTTTTGAGTAAGAGACTGAATGAGTCCTGTCCGTATCAAAAGATAAAATGACTCAATAAAACATCACATTCTCACAGCTGCATTTTTCTAAAAGGGGCATCTGTTCCCAATTTCCCCCATAGTGCCCATAAATATTTCAGGCCAAGCCTCTCACAAGGACAATATGAATTCTTCTGATCAGTCTTTATTGGTCCTTCAAGGCTGTCCTCCTGGTATGACAGGAACAAATGGCATCTGTAATTGTTATCTGGCCCTTTTTAAAAGTAAGTCTTCTGTCAGAAGCCTTCATACGCTCGATAGCGGGACCGAACAACGTGTAAAGGTGTATGAACACTCCTGCATGACTTCTGTTTAATGCCGGGAAAAGTGGGTCTGATCTGTTGCATGGTTATGAtagcgctcttggccctttagcttcctacaatCACTCGTCTATTAGGAATCGTggagtgatttttgacagctctttgaactttgataaacaaataagctcagtagtcaaaacaagtttttttcaattacaaCTTCTGGGAAAGGTAAAGGcatatctccctccaaatgatcttgaaagggtaattcgtgcatttattacctctcgtttgggttattgtaactcattgtatgttggcgtagctcagtcgtcgctttgtcgcctgcagcttgtacaaaatgcagctgctcgcctgctgacaggaaagaaatgacatgatcacataacgcctgtactggccccccttcattggcttctgttttaagatccagtttaagattttattacttgtttttaagtctaaatgggctggcaccaccttACTTATCTGAgttaatacatcatcatacaccagtcagagcactcaggtcaacaaaccagatgctcttacatgttcccagatccatgcttaagaataggggcgacagagcctctgcagtgactgcccctgatctctggaacaacttatcagcacacataagatctgctcagaccctagagacttttaaatcttggttaaagacctacctcttctcactggcattcaattcaagttgagcttgacaccatgattttattgtggaaatgtacttttactcttatgttttattgtataCATTTCAATTTCTTTATTTCATTATATCTTTTTgcatgtatttttatattcatatgtgtcacttattttatattgtattttaagcttgtgcagcactttggttcaactgtggttgttttaaaagcttgacttgacttgactaagccTTTCAACTATGCAGACAAGAGCTCCCTTCATTCAGCAACAACATTCATTAATGGAAAAAGTCATGTGCGACTGCTGTGGGTTTGACAATGTGATGATTTAAAATAAAATGCCAACTGGAGTTCGTAAGCAAGAAGTTAATGGAGTATATAGTATAAGTACAACCTTCGTTGGTTATGTTCAAATGGCTGTAGGTCCTTATTTCTGCAAGTGAGAGATGTGCTCAGATCAACAACTGATATGTGGATCTTGGACTAACGCTAACCTTATTTCctgttttttgcccccccccctatttctcaccaattgtacttggccaattgccccactcttctgagccgtcctggtcactgctccactccctctgctgatctgaggagggctgcagactaccacatgcctcctgcgatacacgtggagtcgccagccacttcttttcacctgacagtgaggcgtttcgccagggggatgtagcgtgtgggaggatcccgctatcccccgtccccctccccccacccaaaccggtgccccaaccgaccagaagaagcactagtgcagcgaccaggacacatgactccatctggcttcccacctatagacacggccgattgtgtctctagggacgcccgaccaagccggcggtaacacagggattcgaaccggcgatcccagtgttggtaggcaacggaatagaccgccacaccacccggatgccttcCCCGACCTTATTTCTAATATGAATCTGATTGGAAAAATTGTTGATGAACCCTGTAACTAGGCTTTGTTACTGAAAGGTTTTCCTGATTTCTGTGATGTCCACAGGCTGTCGTGTCATTTGTCAAATTAGATTCATGGTAGgaagagggttagggttagcccgaAGTAAAATCCTCACCGTCAAACTTATCAATTATCACGGTCAAACGCTGATCTGGGAACATGCCTCACTTGCAAAAAACAGGTcgagcacattgaaatgaattagaGGACTCGCTTTTCTTGTTCCAGTAAGCGTGTCTATTAGTTGCTACCCAAACACAAAGTCTGTGCTTgtaccacagccccccccccccacacacacacacacacaccggggacCGTGTGTGTTTTCTGTCGCAGACAAAGCCTCAGTTGAGAtggcagagagatggagagcgtgGGCTTCAGTGCGAAGGCAGCGTCTTAGATGCCGGATTTGATCTGGCCCGAAGTCATTCAGAGAATGTGACCTCATCCAGCCGAGCATCGGGACGAAAACCCCTGCGACGAAAGTGATCAAGGTGTTCAAATGTGCCGGGGGAGCGTGTGCTCTCAAAGCCAACATGTCTTTCTATATACACCACGGTAACCAACACAGAGGGGGAAACCGCACATTTTTCACAATGGTGTAACTGAGTGGTCAGCTGTGAGGGGAACAGAGCGTGAAACGTGTCTTACTATTTCCAAAGGTATATAAGTGGTTgtggtcccaaaaaaaaaaacctgcattaAAAGCCAGATCTTACTTACTCGGTCTGGTTCAGATTTTCAAACATTCCAAGTCTACTGGAGACTGTGTTGTAGGGGAGGTGATGAGACACAGAGAGGACTAATAAATACTGCATGTGAACCCTGAATTCACTCAGCACTGGCATGTATTATatgccctgtgtgtgtgcgtgtgtgtgtgtgtgtgtgtgtgtgtgtgtgtgtgtgtgtgtgtgtgtgtgtgtgtgtgtgtgtgtgttcacaagtGCATGTTTGCACCATAAGGTCGACCATAACTGTGTTGGCTGCAGATGAAGAGAGCTCCAAACAATGAGCATCTGGCTACCAGTACCGGCTACAGAAATACTCCATCTTCTTCTCTTTCTGAACCCTTCTgaggtttcaaaaaaaaaaaaaaaaacctcctctgAAGTTTTATAGGACCAAAAATAGACAAAATAATACCGTGGAAATACTAAAACAAAACACCGTGATCTTATTTGTTTTATTACATCATATTACGTAACTTCTCACAAACCATTTTTAACTGGATCTGTACATGGGTAGGGCGCAACTTATCAACTGAACGTATTAAAACATTTAAAATTCAACCCCGCTAACATAATCCATGTGCACATGACCAGAATCATAAGTCAGAATCGTAAGGACTACCAAAACTATTCAGTGTGGCTACGGCTATTATAGAAGTACtacacaaaatga comes from Lampris incognitus isolate fLamInc1 chromosome 11, fLamInc1.hap2, whole genome shotgun sequence and encodes:
- the LOC130120765 gene encoding B- and T-lymphocyte attenuator-like codes for the protein MDGHRFYHLLHLLFFFQPNLCIHVNALHPSCDPVVSVKRGTVWKAVPHQRLRISCNVTLCGKPSKVTWCKLVDTKCEQIQNDPNVVIKLDRDDFWEKGTSRLKFEEVSVNDDGLYKCLLRRSKTPLAVSHWINVSVSDSHRRIHIRPKHAPRVADSPNAAKAAELPWLPYAAICGGTALLVLLATLISRLCYCERKGFRTSKPANAQEVCRRRLPGLPAGTVSATRDLRQVHHGNP